From Mycobacterium colombiense CECT 3035:
CGCCCTGGTGTTCTGCGACGGCCGGCGCGAAATGCTGATCCCGGCGGGCAGCCGGCTGGAGGTAAAACGTTGCGACACACCGGTGAAATGGGCCCGGCTGGACAGCGCCCCGTTCACCGACCGGCTGGTGCGCAAGTTCCGGTTGCCGGTCACCGGGTGGCGCGGGAACTGACGGCCCCGACGCAGGTGCTGACTGAATGCTGACCGAAATCCGCATCGAGTCACTCGGTGCCATCAGCGCCGCGGTCGGCGAGTTCGACCGCGGCCTGACCGTGCTGACCGGCGAGACCGGTACCGGCAAGACGATGGTGGTGACCGGGCTGCACCTGCTCGGTGGCGCCCGCGCGGACGCCACCCGGGTGCGGTCCGGCGCCGATCGGGCGATCGTCGAAGGCCGGTTCACCACAACCGATCTCGACGAGTCATTGATCGTGAAGCTGGACGAGATGCTGGACGCGTCGGGGGCCGAGCGCGACGAGGACGGCAGCGTGATCGCGCTGCGCTCGGTCAGCCGCGAGGGGCCGTCGCGCGCCTATCTCGGCGGGCGCAGCGTGCCGGCCAAGTCGCTGGGGGACTTCACCGCCGGGCTGCTGACCCTGCACGGGCAGAACGACCAGCTGCGGCTCATGCGTCCCGAGGAGCAGTGCGGCGCGCTGGACCGGTTCGCGAAGGCCGGTCCCGCGCTGGAGCGCTATTGCAAACTGCGCGACGCCTGGCTGTCGGCGCGGCGCGATCTCCTGGACCGCCGCAACCGGATGCGCGAGCTGGCGCTCGAGGCCGACCGGCTCAACTTCGCCCTCACCGAGATCGACGCCGTGGACCCGCAACCCGGCGAGGACGACGCCCTGGTCGCCGAGATCCTGCGGCTCTCCGAGCTGGACACCCTGCGCGAGGCCGCGGCCACCGCGCGCGCGGCCCTGTCCTCCGATGAGGCCGACGGGTCCGGGTTCAGCGCGACCGACAGCCTGGGAAAGGCAAGGGCCGCACTGGAATCGACGGACGACGCGAAGCTTCTCGCGTTGGGCGGCCAGCTCGGCGAGGTGCTGACCGTGGTCGTCGACGCGGCCGGTGAGCTGGCCGGCTTCCTCGACGAGCTGCCGGTCGACGCCAGCGCGCTGGAATCCAGACTGGCCCGGCAGGCCGAACTGCGCACGCTGACCCGCAAGTACGCCGCGGACATCGACGGCGTGCTCGCGTGGGCCCGCGAGTCGCGGGAGCGGCTGGCCCAACTGGACGTCTCCGAGGAGGGGCTGGCGTCGCTCGCGGCCCGCGTCGACGAGCTGGCGCGCGAATTAGCCGAGGCGGCGGTCGATCTCAGCAACATCCGGCGCAAGGCCGCCAAGCGGCTGGCCAAGGAGGTCACCGCCGAGCTGTCCGGGCTGGCGATGGCCGACGCGCAGTTCGGCATCGACGTCTCCGTCGATACCGCATCGGGCGCCGACGACGCGGCCAGCCTCACTGTGTCGTTTGGGCCCGACGGGCCGATGCTGGCCCGCGCCGGCGCCGGCGGCATCGACCAGGTGGAGTTCGGCTTCGCCGCGCACCGCGGGATGGACCAGCTGCCGCTGGCCAAGAGCGCCTCCGGTGGCGAGCTGTCCCGGGTGATGCTGGCGCTGGAAGTGGTGCTGGCGGCCTCGCGCAAGGAGACGGTGGGCACCACCATGGTGTTCGACGAGGTCGACGCCGGGGTGGGCGGCCGCGCGGCGGTGCAGATCGGCCGGCGGCTGGCGCGGTTGGCGCGCACCCACCAGGTGATCGTCGTGACGCACCTGCCGCAGGTCGCGGCGTACGCCGACGTGCACCTGGTGGTGCACGGCGCGGGGCCGAAGGGGACCAGCGTGGTGCGGCGGGTCGCCGACGACGAGCGGGTGGCCGAGTTGGCGCGGATGCTGGCCGGGCTGGGCGAATCCGACAGCGGCCGCGCGCACGCCCGTGAGCTGCTGCAGGCCGCGCAGAAGGATGAGATCTAACCGCCGACAACAAGTAATACAGATGTGACTAATGGGACTCTAGATAACTTATGAGGCTAATGTTACGGCGCGCCTCCCGTCCTCGCCGCAGCTTCGCGGACAGAATCGCCCCCATGAAGATGTCAGGCCTGCTCTCCCGTAACCCCGCCCGGCCCGGCCTCGTCGGCACCGCCCGCGTTGACCGGAACATCGACCGCCTGCTGCGCCGTGTCTGCCCCGGCGACATCGTGGTGCTCGACGTCCTGGATCTGGACCGCATCACGGCGGACGCGCTGGTGGAGGCCGACATCGCCGCGGTGGTCAACGCGTCTCCGTCGGTGTCGGGCCGCTACCCGAACATGGGCCCGGAGGTGCTGGTCAACAACGGGGTGACCCTGATCGACGAGGCCGGCCCGGACATCTTCAAGAAGGTCAAGGACGGCGCCAAGATCCGCCTGCACGAGGGCGGGGTGTACGCCGGTGACCGCAGGCTGGTCCGCGGCACCGAGCGCACCGACCACGACATCGCCGACCTGATGCGCGAGGCCAAGAGCGGGCTGTCCGCCCACCTGGAGGCCTTCGCCGGCAACACGATCGAGTTCATCAAGAGCGAGAGCCCGCTGCTGATCGACGGCATCGGCATCCCCGACGTCGACGTCGACCTGCGCCGCCGGCACGTGGTGATCGTCGCCGACGAGCCCAGCGCCGAGGACGATTTGAAGTCGCTCAAGCCGTTCATCAAGGAGTATCAGCCGGCCCTGATCGGTGTCGGCACCGGCGCCGACGTCCTGCGCAAGGCGGGCTACCGCCCCCAGGTCATCGTCGGCGACCCCGACCAGATCAGCACCGACGCGCTCAAGTGCGGCGCCCAGGTGGTGCTGCCCGCCGACGCCGACGGGCACGCGCCCGGCCTGGAACGGATCCAGGATCTCGGCGTCGGGGCGATGACGTTCCCGGCCGCGGGCTCGGCGATCGACCTGGCCCTGCTGCTGGCCGATCACCACGGCGCCGCGCTGCTGGTGACGGCCGGGCACACCGCCAACATCGA
This genomic window contains:
- the recN gene encoding DNA repair protein RecN, which encodes MLTEIRIESLGAISAAVGEFDRGLTVLTGETGTGKTMVVTGLHLLGGARADATRVRSGADRAIVEGRFTTTDLDESLIVKLDEMLDASGAERDEDGSVIALRSVSREGPSRAYLGGRSVPAKSLGDFTAGLLTLHGQNDQLRLMRPEEQCGALDRFAKAGPALERYCKLRDAWLSARRDLLDRRNRMRELALEADRLNFALTEIDAVDPQPGEDDALVAEILRLSELDTLREAAATARAALSSDEADGSGFSATDSLGKARAALESTDDAKLLALGGQLGEVLTVVVDAAGELAGFLDELPVDASALESRLARQAELRTLTRKYAADIDGVLAWARESRERLAQLDVSEEGLASLAARVDELARELAEAAVDLSNIRRKAAKRLAKEVTAELSGLAMADAQFGIDVSVDTASGADDAASLTVSFGPDGPMLARAGAGGIDQVEFGFAAHRGMDQLPLAKSASGGELSRVMLALEVVLAASRKETVGTTMVFDEVDAGVGGRAAVQIGRRLARLARTHQVIVVTHLPQVAAYADVHLVVHGAGPKGTSVVRRVADDERVAELARMLAGLGESDSGRAHARELLQAAQKDEI
- the steA gene encoding putative cytokinetic ring protein SteA; the protein is MKMSGLLSRNPARPGLVGTARVDRNIDRLLRRVCPGDIVVLDVLDLDRITADALVEADIAAVVNASPSVSGRYPNMGPEVLVNNGVTLIDEAGPDIFKKVKDGAKIRLHEGGVYAGDRRLVRGTERTDHDIADLMREAKSGLSAHLEAFAGNTIEFIKSESPLLIDGIGIPDVDVDLRRRHVVIVADEPSAEDDLKSLKPFIKEYQPALIGVGTGADVLRKAGYRPQVIVGDPDQISTDALKCGAQVVLPADADGHAPGLERIQDLGVGAMTFPAAGSAIDLALLLADHHGAALLVTAGHTANIETFFDRTRAHSNPSTFLTRLRVGEKVVDAKAVATLYRNHISAGAIALLALTMLIAVIVALWVSRTDAAVLHWVTDYWNHFCLMVQKWVT